One genomic region from Halobacteriovorax vibrionivorans encodes:
- a CDS encoding DMT family transporter, whose product MNKSVISLILGTICIGLAPIFVKNLSSDISPSMIGALRCGIAGSILLLYQLFIKKHYIKDIRFYSMTAVIGICFALDLFVWHRSVHLIGAGMATILGNTQVFYLLVFGLILYKEKVTLKKLLVFFFAFSGVFLILKGQVKFYKSEDFFWGVLFGLATGLCYSLYTTSIKKTTLLNFKNKITALDIITYSSLVTGLLLLVSAQFESGYSQVNITHLPSVMGLAVLCQIIGWSLISYGLKKAPLSVSGLIILLQPVIAKILSIYRFNEPYSSLEIVGAAILLICIYLGTRLSIRSSN is encoded by the coding sequence ATGAACAAGAGCGTTATAAGCCTTATTTTAGGCACCATCTGTATAGGCTTAGCACCAATTTTTGTAAAAAACTTAAGTAGTGATATATCTCCTAGTATGATCGGCGCCCTTCGTTGTGGAATTGCTGGATCAATACTTCTTCTTTACCAATTATTTATTAAAAAACACTATATCAAAGATATTCGCTTCTATTCTATGACGGCCGTCATAGGAATATGTTTTGCTTTAGACTTATTTGTCTGGCATCGCTCTGTTCACTTAATTGGAGCAGGAATGGCAACAATTTTAGGAAACACTCAAGTCTTTTACTTGCTAGTTTTTGGACTTATTCTTTATAAAGAAAAAGTCACTTTAAAAAAGTTATTAGTCTTCTTCTTTGCTTTTTCTGGTGTCTTCTTAATTCTAAAGGGACAAGTCAAATTTTATAAGTCGGAAGATTTCTTTTGGGGTGTATTATTTGGCCTTGCAACTGGTCTTTGCTATTCTCTTTATACAACCTCAATAAAGAAAACAACATTATTAAACTTTAAAAATAAAATCACAGCATTAGATATCATTACATATTCTTCTCTTGTTACTGGACTTCTATTATTAGTAAGTGCTCAGTTTGAGAGCGGTTACTCACAAGTTAATATTACACATTTACCTTCAGTAATGGGACTGGCCGTGCTTTGCCAAATAATTGGTTGGTCTCTTATTAGTTACGGACTAAAAAAAGCACCCCTTTCTGTCTCTGGTCTAATTATTTTACTTCAACCAGTAATAGCAAAAATCCTTAGTATTTATCGATTTAATGAGCCATACTCATCACTTGAAATTGTGGGTGCGGCCATTCTCTTAATTTGTATATATCTCGGTACTCGACTATCAATACGCTCTTCGAATTAA